The Sabethes cyaneus chromosome 1, idSabCyanKW18_F2, whole genome shotgun sequence DNA segment TTGGTCTTATCCTATCTTATTATAAAAGCACAATGCAAACGTGTTAATGTGTTGTTTTGAAAACAGAAACGTTTAAAAACTCTCAGCACCTGCGCTATTGCTAGTACCCAACCTCGTCGGTGCGAGGCAAGGAATTATCGTCGGCTGCTATCAACCACCATTCACCGTTGGCAGTGTAACCGATTGggttaattttattttgtttttattttttgcttacaCCCACAACGGTCAACAAGGTTGGTCAGTTACCCTTATCAAAGCACTCCGGCAATTTTCTCGTTCACTATAGAACGAACATGATAGTTGCTTGACACAAGCCGTAAATTTTCCGACCACCTCTCACGCCTACTCTGATAGAGCACGTGCTCTTTAGATTGTTGCAAAAACAGGAAACAAGCGCAGCTTAAATAGATTGCACAATTAGCGGAACGTCAAATTAAGACGCCGTGCAATGATTGACCAATTAAATTCACTTCAAACAATCCGGTTTAAGTAATTGTTAAGACTGCATctcgaattttttttctctcagcTTTTTCACTACCAACGATGACCGTTGTGGTTGCGGTGGACGAACGAAACGCACAGCGGAACGGAACCGTCGAGCTGTCCGCAACCGCAAACGGAACCATCAATCATAGTTTCGTGCTGGAAGACATCAGCGGCAGTAAACCGCAGAACGGCATCGAACACCCGTATGGTCCGCATCACGGGCACGATCATCACTACCACGTGCACCATCATCACCTGCGGGAGAAGCCTGGCCACGACTACAGCGAGGATGTCATCACGACGCACGGCGTCCAGCCGCATCACAAGACAACCTACCTGGAAACGATGACCCACCTGCTGAAGGGTAACATCGGCACCGGGTGCTACGCGATGGGTGACGGGTTCAAAAATGGCGGCATCGTACTGGCACCGATTCTGACGGTGTTTCTGGGCTTCATCTGCGTTCACTGTCAGCACATTCTGCTCGATTGCGCGCGCAAGTTGCATCTCGATCCGAACAGCAAGGCTCACCTGCCGGACTTTGCCGAAACCGTTGGTCTTTGCTTTAAGTACGGACCGCCCCGTTTCCGGCGGTGGGCCAAACCGATGAAGATGGCCGTCAACATTTTCATCTGCGTAACGCAGCTGGGGTTCTGCTGCATTTATTTCGTGTTTATCAGTTCGAACTTCAAACAGGTTGGTTtaagtttagtttcaatgaaTGGGATTGAACTATCGAGCTTCGTTTCAGATCTTCGACCGGTACGACATGCCACTGGACGTCCACTATCACATGGCTCTGCTGCTGGTGCCCATCATTCTAACCTCAATCATAACGAAGCTTAAATTTCTGTCCTACTGCTCGATGCTGGCCAACGTGTTCATGTCGCTGGGGATCGGAATTACCTTCTACTACGCCGGTCAGGATTTACCGTCACCGACGGAGCGGCGCTTCGTCGCCGACTGGAACCAGCTGCCGCTCTTTTTCGGCACCGCCATCTTTGCGTTCGAAGGTATCGCCCTGGTGCTGCCGTTGCAGAACGAAATGAAGAAACCGCACAACTTCAGCAAACCCTTTGGCGTACTGAACGTCGGTATGGTGTTTATTGTGACACTATTCACCAGCTTTGGCTTTGTAGGTTACCTCAAGTGGGGTGAAGAGGTTGAAGGTACCATGACGCTCAACCTGCCGGATGGTGAGATGTAATTTCGGTCCCGACCGTCACCGGTTCGTATTAAATGTATCACGAGTTGAAGTTTCACTGTTTTCACAGTTTGGCCGAGAGCGTTAAGGTTATGATTTCGCTCGGTGTCCTACTGGGCTACGCCCTGCAGCTGTTCGTCGCCATTATGATCATGTGGCCGAGGGTGCAATGTCGGTTGAACATTACCAAACACCGAACGTTAGCCGAGATGAGCTTCCGGGTGCTGATGGTGTTAGTCACTTGTAAGTTGCTAAGTTTCTTTTCTAAATCCTAGTCTTGAAAGTATTTTCATCATCACACAAACAGTCATCATTGCGGAATGCATACCGAAGCTGAGCTTGTTTATCTCGCTGATTGGTGCCCTCTGCTCGTCGGCACTGGCGCTGATGTTTCCGCCGATCATCGAGCTGATCGTAGCTTACTCCGACGGGGAGAAAAAACCTAGCTGGTGGATGCTGCTGAAGAATGGATTCATTCTTCTGCTGGCACTGCTGGGTTTTCTGACCGGAAGCTACGAAAGCTTGAGCAAAATCATCCAGGAGCTGTTGCTATGAGTTTGCCATTTTAACGGACGGGCAGTTGCGGTCAGTTGGCTGTTGTtaagttttatttgttttgatgTAAGGAATAAAATAAGAAAGTTTAACTGTTGTAGTTTCTTTTTGTTATCAATCGTTTGTCAGTGCGATTGTTAAAATTCTGCTCTTTAAACTTTAATTTTGTTCTACTTACATACAGAATAGACGAAATCATGGAATTGGAAAGGTTGAAAAGACTGGAAATGGAACTAGCTGATTTGAAGAAGATATTGATTGACCTGAAGGATACGAAGAAGAACAAGAACGAACGGAAAATACCAATCAAACAAAAGAATTCGGAAATGGAAACGAACGTAAGGTGGTACAAAAGAGGAAGCCAACCGAAGTCGGCCGAGACAAAAATAGGATCATCTGCCCTCACAAGAAGATTGGAAATACCGGACTAAACATCTCGCAAACCGGCAAGAATGCTTAATTGGAACCCTCCGGTAGTACCGCTGAGGACTATCACGGCCCTGACTAGATCGGACGTGACCTACCCCGTCACCAACGCAATTGATCATGGACCAGCACCAACGAAATATCAATAGCTCTAATCTTTCTATGACTGAATCGGAAATCTCCAATGCCTTTTATTGCTAGTGATATCAAAACTCAATCTAATCGTTTACTGTCCCTACAATGGAACAACAATATAGACGAACACTTATGTTAGTGAACCAAAAAACCCCTAATTGTGATTGCGTTATAAGGGACTCGTAAGTAGGACAACTCTTTCATCGGACGTTTCCTGAAAGAACGTTATACCTAGTTCAATCGTGCTGATCCTGTAAATAGTGCATCTCGTGGTGTTTCCCTTAGTGTTCGGTTCGTACATAATTTGCCCCGGTACAGCTAACTCTGGACCTATCCATATTAGCCGAGGCTGCCGCCACAATTCGATCAccatccctactagcacagttgttataaactagttgtggtaaccgattaatgactaatttcagtcgcaAATACGTTGCAGCaatcagaaatgacaaaagtgtgctactcggGATGTCCATCAACTCTAGTGTAACTTTATCTGCCCTCCGATTGCCTCACCAAAGAACTGACCAACaatttcgtttcgtttaactttaactttttaTAGCAAAAAGATGATTCAACTACCTTGCTTCAATCGCTTAATCAACTTTTTGTGCATTTTATCACTTTCTTTAAATTTCCTCTTTGCAATCCTTTcctctttcttcttttctttctctaATTGCTCAGATCTTTTAATGCTATCAATATTATCAATGTACTTCTGGAATGCTTCGCTCGTTGCAACAGCTGGAGGATGCAATTTTACCTTTCGCTTTTTCTGCATGCTTCTCTCTGTTGACGGATACTGAAAACAATCTGCAAAAACATCCGGTGAGCTTCGTCGTTCAGGATCATGATACTTATCACCAGCAAATATATCGTTATTTTCTAAACTtactaaaattataaattatatagTAAAAAGCCAAATTATGGCTTACCACTTGGACTAGAGTCATCAAACCCCGCAAAGGGTTCTTCATCGTCAGTATTTAGAATCAGATCACTTAATTCTCGTTCATTGGTGTCCTGAAGAGAGGTCGATTTAAGTTAGTAGCGAATCGGATAACCCTCTTTTAATTTCCAGCCAAACTTTTTGCAGCTTCCATGTTTTTCGCTACGATTGAACACTTCAATTTGGTGGTGGGTCAGATAAACTTCCAATTCCGAAAGCAaattttttcgtcgtttgaaGATTTTTCATCTCATCGACTGCCTTTTTTAGTAAAGGAGCGATTTCCTGCCTGGGAAGCAGAGCACCGGCGTTATCAATTCTCCAGTCAACCAACAACTGATTCCAAAACGTTTTGAGAGATCTAAAAAAGCTTACGTCGAGAGGCTGTGTAATCTGAGCAGTGTAAGGAAAAAGACAAATCAGCACCATATTTTTTTCCTTACAAAAATCTATGGAACGGAATACGTGAGATGTATGCCCATCGACGAAAATTACAACAGGAAATGGAATTTTCTCTTTCAGTAGCCAAGGGTGAAATAAATCACGCAAACATAAGAAAAATGTATGTCTGTTCATCCATCCCGATTCAGTTTTTCCAGCTGCCCATCCACTTGGAAGACTTTTAAAGATGTCGTGTGGCATTCTCCGTTTGTAAGGAAAAATTATCATCGGAGGAGCTAATTTGCCAGCTGCGTTTGCTGCGAAAAGAGCAGTGTAAGATTCTATGTCAGAATTGCCAACTTTTGCGTAGACGTGTTTTCCGTTGGACTCCGCGAGAACAATCTCTCTGGTTGGAATAGTTCTGACAGCTGTTTCATCCATATCGAAGATTTGGTTAGGGTTTTCCATTTCCTGTTGCAGATTTTGCTTAACAATGTAAGCTTGTACTTCCTGAAACCATTTTCTTATCTGCTGTTCAGTTACAATAGATCTTTGCTTGGATAAAACCCTCGCAACTCTTCTAGAGACGTTCGGATGACGTTCTAGGAAGCAGCTTACCCACTTTTTACCAGGAACTCCCCCAGCGAATGGATTCTCGGCTTTTTTTAATCTTAAATATTGCGCAACACATATCCTCAGACGTTTCGTACTAACAGGGAATCCCGCTCTGGCCATATTTATCACCCACTTCTCGAATTCATCCTCTATCACACGAGAAAGAATGGGCGGCTTTCTAGGCGACTTGTTGAAATAACTATTATTTCGTTTATCCTGCACGGTACTTGCTGGAATTCGGAACAGTTTTGCCGTAGAACGAACTGAATGTCCTTTCCTGATGTTATCCCGAGCTTCTTCAATCGGCACATCGGTATATTTCTTCTTTGGTATTCTACCCATATTTCTCGAATCCGATTGCGTGGAATTGGGCACCTGTGCAAAAAAGGGTTTTTAAATCCGTTCACttttgcattgaaaatattgaaaacaaaacaattgtAAATAATGGGAATTGCGGTGTACTGGGTAAATAGTACCTGCAACAATCCGTCGATACACTTTTGTTTACAAAGATTTGTTAAATCGCTGCAAAAACACAGTTTTATTATTCGCACACGCTCTTAACCGATTTGCTAAGATGGCGGAATGAAGTGACAGTTCATCGAtcgtgtttttcttttcttttttttattatgttgCGTGATGCAAACTGTCGATTTGTTTTCATAAGAAGATAGATAACACTTGAAGATATAGTCTCAAACTTTGATTTCGGAAATATTACGCATGTTTAATTAGAAAATTGTTAATTTAACGCAAAGTGTACGGAGTTAGGCACCGCACGGATTTAGGGCGCCTCACGTTAGaaggttctaggcgattattgaaggactcaaaatacacgtttttgcagaagattgcaaatctctaggacctttccttacaaagacactaggaaaaaagttccacttttcgcccttttggactactgtacACCGAATGTAGACTTATTGCTGTTATTTGGGTTGTGGTGTCAACGAAACACGTTGTATGCCGTGCCAAATAGTTGTAAAGAATTAATGCGGTCGTCTAGTCCTCTCTCGGTCAGGAATAGTGTCAAAATCGCTCTGAGTTGTCGATAGAAAGAGCTAAAGCACGCACGCGTCAACGTACCGTAGAAAATAGGAATGTTCTCCGTAGGCTATAGGCAGAGTATGACGAACACGTTTCTTCTTCCTTCCGTGAGTATATCTTTCGAATTGAAGACGAGGTTAAGTCGGATCCGTCCTCTTTCTGGTGAATTTTCAACAGTAGAAAATGTAATCGGTCGATTCCGCAAGACATGTCGTTCGACGGCAAAACGAGTAACGACTCAATGCGCGGATAGTTAAAATTGCCGCAAACTATCACAGTGTCACGCTCAGAGCAGGCATCGCACAACTCACAGACGGATGAAATATGTGCAATGATTACATCGACATCCCGACTTTTATCAGGCGGTATGTATACATCTATCTACAACAGAGCAGCAGTTTTTTTAATCACGGATAGTGACACTTACACCCTTTTCTCGCGCAAGAATATCCATAaaaccacctggagatcacctgaccaacgtacaatgaaccaaattgaccacgttctcatagacggccggtttttctctaacatcacgaaggtacgctcccgacggggttcgtatattgattctgaccattacctagtagcagtacatgtgcgctcaaaactgtccaccgtataccgtacacgtcaaagccgccctccttagctgaacatcaggcagctagataacccgcaaactgccgagaactacgagcgaatactgaatgacgcactgccttcttccgaggagttaagtgcttcaaacctcgaagacggaaAAAGctccaaaaggaggacagagatcgtgaagaattagaacaactattccgagctaatgacacgcgcaagttttatgagaaggtgaaccaaactcggaagggctacacagcgaaacctgacatgtgtacggacgagggagggaatctaatcacaaacgagcgcgaggtggtcgacagatggaagcagttcttcgatgaacacctcaatggcgaagtcgcagaaggagacggaacggaaattaacctaggagcgcccatggaagatagtaatgtcctagcacctgatctccaacaagtcaaacgagaaatcgggctgctgaagaccaataaagccgctgggaaggaccgcctaccatcAGAGctgtataaacatggcggagaaacgctagcaaaggttctacactgggttatttcgaggatttggaaggaggaaaagctaccggagaaatggacggaaggagtggtttgtcccatctacaaaaagggtgatcagctggactgctgcaactatcgcggtattacgctggtaaacgccgcctacaaggtactctcccagatcctgttacgccggttgacAACGATAGCACAAgctttcgtagggaattatcaggcgggtttcatgggggctcgcgcaactacggaccaaatgtttactatccgacagatcttgcagaaatgtcgggagtacaaccaacgtgctcacgcatcacatctttattgatttcaaagcagcatgcgatacagtcgatcgagacaagctatggcagataatgcacgaacacggttttccggacaaactgacgcgactgatcagaactATATTGGATCGagcgatgtgtttcgtacgcatctctgggacactctcgagtcccttcgagacgtggcgagggttgagacaaggtgacggtttatcctgcatgctgttcaccatcgctcttgagggggtgatccgacgagcgggtatcgaaacgagaggcacgatttttaccaagggtagccaacttctaggttttgcggatgacttcgatatcatagccaggaactttgcgacggcggaggcaatctacgccagactgaaagcggagtctaggagaattgggctaaaaataaatgcgtcgaagaccaaatacgtgaaaggaagagaggctcaaaggaaacaaacgcgcgtctcccacggacggtaaccgttgacggcgacgaactagaagtggtagaggagttcgtgtatttggaatcgttggtgaccgcggataacagcactaataaggagatccagcggcctactttgcccttcgtaaaacgctacgatcaagaagcacacgccgccgtacgaagctaacaatgtacaaaacccttatcagaccggtagttccttATGGACTttaagccgtgacgctgctcacggaggacatacgcgcccttgccgtgtttgagcggaaagtgctgcggacgatatttggcggagtacaaactgaaagcggagagtggtggaggcgtatgaatgacgagctacaggcactgcttggggagactcccatcgtacatctggcgaaagttagcaggctacggtgggccggacacatcgtaaggatgccggcacttcaacaaccccaccggcaccaggaacagggggcccaacaaCGTTATATGCCGTGCCAACACCGATCTGCGATCGTCTAGTCCTCTCTCGGTCGGGAATATAGTGTCAAAATCGCTCTGAATTGTCGATAGAAAGAGCTCTTCGATTTTTGTTCTCAGGTCGCGCACATTTTGAACATAGAAGCCTTAATGACGCTTAACGGGTGCATTGAGATTATTTGCTCAAACCATTCCCGCCACTGAGGCTAAAACCGTTCTCCAATGTTTGGGCATTTTACCTCTTTATTTTACCATTTTACAACGCTTGTGCGCACTCCTAAACTTCTGATAGCCGCAACAGGTGTACAAAAAACACTATCAAA contains these protein-coding regions:
- the LOC128732648 gene encoding proton-coupled amino acid transporter-like protein CG1139; amino-acid sequence: MTVVVAVDERNAQRNGTVELSATANGTINHSFVLEDISGSKPQNGIEHPYGPHHGHDHHYHVHHHHLREKPGHDYSEDVITTHGVQPHHKTTYLETMTHLLKGNIGTGCYAMGDGFKNGGIVLAPILTVFLGFICVHCQHILLDCARKLHLDPNSKAHLPDFAETVGLCFKYGPPRFRRWAKPMKMAVNIFICVTQLGFCCIYFVFISSNFKQIFDRYDMPLDVHYHMALLLVPIILTSIITKLKFLSYCSMLANVFMSLGIGITFYYAGQDLPSPTERRFVADWNQLPLFFGTAIFAFEGIALVLPLQNEMKKPHNFSKPFGVLNVGMVFIVTLFTSFGFVGYLKWGEEVEGTMTLNLPDGEILAESVKVMISLGVLLGYALQLFVAIMIMWPRVQCRLNITKHRTLAEMSFRVLMVLVTFIIAECIPKLSLFISLIGALCSSALALMFPPIIELIVAYSDGEKKPSWWMLLKNGFILLLALLGFLTGSYESLSKIIQELLL